From one Eucalyptus grandis isolate ANBG69807.140 chromosome 9, ASM1654582v1, whole genome shotgun sequence genomic stretch:
- the LOC120288339 gene encoding uncharacterized protein LOC120288339: MDPKAWWVNHGACAPMLQSIALKLLAQPSSSSCAERNWSTYSFVHSARRNKMTPKRAEDLVFIHSNLRLLSRKSPQYAEGETKMWDIGGDAFDSFEDVGVLEVANLSLDEPEMESVFFAEEVDNVDE; this comes from the coding sequence ATGGATCCTAAGGCTTGGTGGGTCAATCATGGTGCATGTGCACCGATGCTTCAAAGCATAGCCTTAAAGCTTCTTGCAcaaccttcttcttcatcatgtgCTGAGAGAAATTGGAGTACTTATTCATTTGTGCACTCGGCGAGAAGAAATAAGATGACCCCAAAACGTGCAGAAGATTTGGTTTTTATTCATAGCAATCTCCGTCTTCTATcaagaaaaagcccacaatATGCAGAAGGAGAGACTAAGATGTGGGATATTGGCGGAGATGCCTTTGACTCGTTTGAAGATGTTGGGGTGCTTGAAGTTGCAAATCTTTCACTTGATGAGCCAGAGATGGAGTCTGTTTTTTTTGCAGAAGAAGTGGATAATGTGGATGAATGA
- the LOC120288233 gene encoding protease Do-like 10, mitochondrial has product MDGLCYSMTTPKINITITNALVVADHTFNQVRKHGSPTKYRAHVQLSSYFALGRDNISITKGVVSRVEPTECAHGATQLLAIQIDAAINPGNSGGTALIGVIILGFNVQIHLHSSVLHHFQ; this is encoded by the exons ATGGATGGTCTATGCTATTCGATGACCACACCAAAAAt TAACATAACAATTACCAACGCTCTTGTAGTTGCAGACCATACATTCAATCAAGTTAGAAAGCATGGTTCGCCTACCAAGTATAGGGCCCATGTC CAACTTAGCTCTTACTTCGCTCTAGGTCGGGACAATATTTCCATAACCAAAGGTGTTGTCTCCAGAGTTGAGCCTACTGAATGTGCGCATGGTGCGACTCAACTTCTTGCAATCCAAATTGATGCAGCTATAAACCCGGGAAATAGTGGAGGCACTGCTCTCATCGGTGTCATTATTCTTGGTTTCAATGTACAGATCCACCTTCACTCCTCCGTCCTCCACCATTTCCAATAA